From one Cynocephalus volans isolate mCynVol1 chromosome X, mCynVol1.pri, whole genome shotgun sequence genomic stretch:
- the ARMCX5 gene encoding armadillo repeat-containing X-linked protein 5: protein MIGSAARARVREEAGAGLKSGISGPANARVKAETQAEAVAGAELKTESVTQSRAGDRAMAKTQTVTYTEAVAVTSEVSKMEDMIKMRVMADTKTKLLAEPGIVPQSKSKAMPISRVSVISKSEVKVGAGSEANIRHRAKASDKVSIGSRPKTRKEASIKSRAGDKADIGIKSSNEDEENVCSWFWTGEEPSVGSWFWPEEETPPQIYKPPPNIQEKPKPIHKPKLTIKQKATTWSRARYVVLVPIEGGEQSLLPEGNWTLVETLIETPLGIRPLTRIPPYNGPYFQTLAEIKKQVKQREKYGPNPRACRCKSRGFSLAPKEFDKLVALLKLTKDPFIHEIATMIMGISPAYPFTQDIIHDVGITVIIENLVNNPKVIEHPRALNMVYNSSESSEESKTGEAYIHQVCKDIISYPLNSPVQLAGLKLLVHLSVKFEDHHVIASYIPDFLTLLNKGSVKTKFYVLKVFLCLSKNQDNTRELISAEVLSSLVAPFNKNESKANILNIIEIFENINFQFKKKAKLFTKEKFTKSELVSIFQEAKEFGQKLQDLAEHNDPEVRDKVIRLMLKL, encoded by the coding sequence ATGATTGGCTCTGCAGCTAGGGCAAGGGTTAGAGAAGAAGCCGGGGCTGGCCTAAAATCTGGAATCAGTGGCCCTGCCAATGCTAGAGTGAAGGCTGAGACCCAGGCTGAGGCAGTGGCTGGGGCAGAACTAAAAACAGAATCAGTTACCCAGTCCAGAGCTGGGGATAGAGCAATGGCCAAGACACAGACAGTGACCTACACTGAGGCTGTGGCTGTGACAAGTGAAGTGAGCAAGATGGAAGATATGATTAAGATGAGGGTTATGGCTGATACTAAGACAAAGCTCCTGGCAGAACCTGGTATAGTGCCCCAAAGCAAGTCAAAGGCCATGCCTATTTCTAGGGTCAGTGTCATAAGTAAGTCTGAAGTCAAGGTTGGTGCTGGCAGTGAGGCCAATATCAGGCACCGTGCCAAGGCTAGTGATAAGGTCAGTATTGGGTCCAGACCCAAGACAAGGAAAGAGGCCAGCATCAAGTCTAGGGCTGGGGACAAAGCTGATATTGGGATCAAATCCAGTAATGAGGATGAAGAAAATGTCTGCTCCTGGTTCTGGACTGGAGAAGAGCCTAGTGTGGGGTCCTGGTTCTGGCCTGAGGAAGAGACCCCTCCTCAAATTTATAAGCCCCCACCTAATATCCAGGAAAAGCCCAAGCCCATACACAAACCGAAacttacaataaaacaaaaagcaacaacatGGTCAAGGGCCAGGTATGTTGTCCTAGTCCCAATTGAGGGAGGGGAGCAATCCTTGCTTCCAGAAGGAAACTGGACCCTGGTTGAGACCTTGATTGAAACTCCTCTGGGGATTCGGCCTCTGACCAGGATCCCACCGTATAATGGGCCTTACTTCCAGACCTTAGCTGAGATCAAAAAACAGGTTAAGCAAAGGGAAAAGTATGGGCCTAATCCAAGGGCCTGCCGCTGCAAATCACGTGGTTTTAGTTTAGCGCCTAAAGAGTTTGATAAACTTGTTGCCCTGCTTAAGTTAACTAAGGATCCTTTCATTCATGAAATAGCTACGATGATAATGGGCATCAGTCCTGCTTATCCATTTACCCAAGATATAATTCATGATGTAGGGATTACTGTTATTATTGAAAACTTGGTCAATAATCCCAAAGTTATAGAACACCCTAGAGCTTTAAATATGGTGTATAACAGCTCTGAGTCTTCTGAAGAATCCAAAACAGGAGAGGCATACATACATCAAGTTTGTAAGGACATAATATCTTATCCCTTGAACTCCCCTGTGCAACTGGCTGGACTAAAATTATTAGTGCACTTGAGTGTGAAATTTGAGGACCACCATGTGATTGCCAGTTACATTCCAGATTTCCTCACCTTGTTAAACAAGGGAAGTGTCAAgaccaagttttatgttttaaaagtgtTTCTGTGCTTGTCTAAAAATCAAGACAATACGAGAGAACTGATTAGTGCGGAAGTACTGTCATCATTGGTTGCACCATTTAACAAGAATGAGTCAAAGGCCAATATTCTTAATATCATAGAGATATTTGAGAATATAAACTTCCAATTCAAGAAAAAGGCAAAGCTATTTACCAAGGAAAAGTTCACTAAATCTGAGCTTGTTTCCATATTCCAGGAAGCAAAAGAGTTTGGTCAGAAACTGCAAGACTTAGCAGAGCACAATGATCCTGAAGTGAGAGATAAAGTTATACGATTAATGCTCAAACTCTGA